A DNA window from Deltaproteobacteria bacterium contains the following coding sequences:
- a CDS encoding metallophosphoesterase family protein — MRYAIISDVHSNLEAFNAVLEKIDCLGIRDIICLGDIVGYNANPNECVDIVRSRNIKCIMGNHDSRAAGLEGTDNFTDIAKEAIYWTRKQLNQESLLFLKNLPRMLTFDNSRAAAVHGFINNTDRYILTLNDAYENFQLMKVEHLHPAVCFFGHTHRSITYRYIDENIYTAFDIEVRPDTRSLYLINPGAVGQPRDGSPMASFVLYDAEERLVRFFRVQYDIIKTAHKVLNAGLPAALAQRLKIGY; from the coding sequence ATGAGATATGCAATTATCTCAGATGTTCATTCCAACCTTGAGGCATTTAATGCCGTCCTTGAAAAGATAGACTGCCTTGGCATAAGGGATATAATTTGTCTGGGCGATATAGTTGGGTACAATGCCAATCCGAATGAGTGTGTTGATATAGTCAGGTCCCGTAATATCAAGTGTATTATGGGCAACCACGACTCAAGGGCAGCGGGACTTGAAGGGACTGATAATTTCACAGACATTGCAAAAGAGGCAATATACTGGACAAGAAAGCAACTCAATCAGGAAAGCCTTCTCTTCTTAAAAAACCTTCCCAGAATGCTCACCTTTGACAACAGCAGGGCAGCAGCAGTTCATGGTTTTATTAACAATACCGACAGGTATATCCTGACCCTTAATGATGCTTATGAAAATTTTCAACTTATGAAGGTTGAGCATTTACACCCGGCCGTATGCTTTTTTGGGCATACACACAGATCAATAACATATAGGTATATTGATGAAAACATATATACTGCCTTTGATATAGAAGTCCGACCAGATACCAGAAGTTTATATCTTATAAACCCAGGCGCAGTTGGACAGCCCAGGGATGGCAGCCCCATGGCATCTTTTGTATTGTATGATGCAGAAGAAAGACTGGTGAGGTTTTTCAGGGTCCAATATGATATTATAAAAACTGCACATAAAGTTCTGAATGCAGGACTGCCGGCTGCACTGGCGCAGCGGCTTAAAATAGGATATTAA